CGTGCTCGGGGTAGCGCCGCAGCTCCACCCCGCCGTCGAGGTACCCGACGACCTGGTAGGGCAGCTGCTCGGTCACGTCTCGAGGCTACGCGTGACGGGGTGCGCCACCCCACCAGCCGGATGACCCGAAAGAGACCACGTGGCCCATCCGGGCTGTGCCAGCATCGCGCCGTGCTGATTCGCGGGGGCGTCGGCGTGGGCATCATCCTGTTCGCCGTCTGGGTGTACTGCCTGCTGGACGTGATCATGACGGACGAGCACCGGGTCAGGAGCCTGTCGAAGATCAGCTGGATCCTGATCGTGCTGTTCACCTTCGAGGTCGGTGCGATCGCGTGGCTGGTGGCGGGACGCCCTCGGTCGGCAGCGCGCGAACGGCGTGACGCCGGCGAGCGGTCCGTCGACCCCACGGACGCCGCTGCCGGGGACGACGGCCACGGCGGCGACGTCGAG
This Knoellia sp. p5-6-4 DNA region includes the following protein-coding sequences:
- a CDS encoding PLD nuclease N-terminal domain-containing protein, which gives rise to MLIRGGVGVGIILFAVWVYCLLDVIMTDEHRVRSLSKISWILIVLFTFEVGAIAWLVAGRPRSAARERRDAGERSVDPTDAAAGDDGHGGDVEN